GCGGAATCGTGTAGCTGCCCTCGTAGACTCCCGGCCCGCGCTGCTGCATCGCTTGGTCCACGACGTCGGAGCCGATGTCGAAGGTGGCCGAACCGCCGGGCGTTCCTTGCAAGGTGACGTGAATCGTCTCGCCGGGCCGCAGCGGACGATTGGCATCGCTCTGCACGGCGGCAATCTGCACCGCCCCGGTGGTACCCGTCGTTGCCTTCACGACGCTGCGGCTCGCCAGAATCTCCCGAACTTCATTGCTCTCAACGTTATAGCGCACCGTCACTTCGTCGTCGGGCCGAAGCTGATCGAACGATGCCGCTTTGCCGTTGAGCGAGATTTCCGTCATTCGCTCTGCCCTAATGACTTGACCGTCGTCGAGAACGAACTGATTCCCGGCAATGGCGACGATATGGCCGTTGCGCGAGCCGTACTCGTCGACGACACGCGTCACGCGTCCGTCCTTTCGCATCTCGATGCGTGCGAAATCGCCAGGTCGCACGTCACCGAGCTCCCCCGGCGAGGTGACGTCGACGTTGACGTCGAGCATGTCGATCGTAGCGTTGGCATCGACTCGAATCGTCTTTGGGCTGCCATTGTACTCCAAGGTGATCGACGGCGGATCGGAGAGTACGTCAATGCCAGCGACCGTGCCGAAGCGTTCGTAGCCGTTGCCGGACGCGATCAGGCCGTTTGCCGAACGGCCGACCAACTGCGCGACGATATTGACCGTGTTCGTCCGGCGATCGAAGTGTGCTTGAGCGCCGAGCGCCTCGGTGAAATAGCGTAGCGGCGCATACAGCACGTCCTTGACCTGGAATGGCGCAGCTTCGAGCATCAGCTCCTGACGATCGATGGTCGCGATTCGGCTGCCGACGGTCAAGGTAACGGTCCTCGATCCCACTTGCGTGCTCACGCGATCCCCCGTGCGCTCGAAGGGTAAGCCGAGCGCTTCAATAGTTCGCCGCACGGGGACGAAGAGAATGTTCCGGTCGACGCGCGGCGGCGGTTCGAGCGAGAGCGTATCGCCGTTGATGACGATGGCAATCGCGCGTGGTGCGGCGCCCAGCACGAACACGGTGGCGAGCAATAGGCTCGCGAGCGCGAGAGCGCGTCTCATCGCTCTTCCAGCACCTCGCGGTAGACGTCCGCGGTCGCGCGCGCGCAGCGATCCCAGGTCAACTCCTCCGCGATGCGGCGACCGCTGCTTATCGAACGCAAACGCAGCCCCTCATTGCCCAGCACTTCTTCCAACCTTGCGCGCAGGTTGACGGCATCGCGCGTTTCGTAGGTGAGCGC
This Candidatus Eremiobacterota bacterium DNA region includes the following protein-coding sequences:
- a CDS encoding copper amine oxidase N-terminal domain-containing protein, which codes for MRRALALASLLLATVFVLGAAPRAIAIVINGDTLSLEPPPRVDRNILFVPVRRTIEALGLPFERTGDRVSTQVGSRTVTLTVGSRIATIDRQELMLEAAPFQVKDVLYAPLRYFTEALGAQAHFDRRTNTVNIVAQLVGRSANGLIASGNGYERFGTVAGIDVLSDPPSITLEYNGSPKTIRVDANATIDMLDVNVDVTSPGELGDVRPGDFARIEMRKDGRVTRVVDEYGSRNGHIVAIAGNQFVLDDGQVIRAERMTEISLNGKAASFDQLRPDDEVTVRYNVESNEVREILASRSVVKATTGTTGAVQIAAVQSDANRPLRPGETIHVTLQGTPGGSATFDIGSDVVDQAMQQRGPGVYEGSYTIPRGANFDDVALIGHLTLGVATAQAPAPQTISASSVGPGISDFAPDAGSTINTNRPAVYASFASDAVPVNPSSALLWIDGRDVTSECVRTTQFIQYLPSYSYPDGPIRVTVRVADQAGNTTTKSWSFSIRTR